The proteins below are encoded in one region of Cololabis saira isolate AMF1-May2022 chromosome 21, fColSai1.1, whole genome shotgun sequence:
- the LOC133422418 gene encoding paralemmin-1-like has protein sequence MAHSMYHDSGQAGRSVLGMLAVQVERDPKTGATIVRSVAPVSSPAGAPTATTVFDDGRKSIHAVGGSVAQPSNEELSQILRAVNGVGMDMLLDEGTVPQSAAEMTAQDVGTSESLEEEVLSFSTHDVVLREVPVQLDSSGIKHVEAGVVKVEKCDVSITNTDDNTVMMVRSAEEQVQNMEGQRLEEDPVTLVFLGYADDTSDQGDGEDARAGMLTAERVIITEDGEEQVFGQEMSASPQSALAEGAEQEAARESQDKGLSDVPVDGSGAEAKAQGREGDNGKHKTCQCCSVM, from the coding sequence TCCTGGGAATGCTAGCCGTGCAGGTGGAGCGAGACCCCAAGACGGGGGCCACCATTGTGAGGTCGGTGGCCCCCGTGTCCTCCCCAGCCGGGGCTCCGACGGCCACCACGGTCTTTGACGACGGCAGGAAGAGCATCCACGCCGTGGGAGGCTCGGTGGCTCAGCCTTCAAACGAGGAGCTCAGTCAGATCCTGAGAGCCGTTAACGGAGTTGGGATGGATATGCTGCTGGACGAGGGGACGGTCCCGCAGAGTGCAGCAGAGATGACGGCACAGGACGTGGGAACCAGCGAATCCCTAGAGGAAGAAGTCCTGTCGTTCAGCACCCACGATGTCGTATTAAGGGAGGTCCCCGTACAGCTGGACAGCTCTGGGATTAAGCATGTGGAAGCTGGGGTGGTGAAGGTGGAGAAGTGTGATGTAAGCATCACAAACACGGACGACAACACCGTGATGATGGTCCGGAGTGCTGAAGAACAAGTGCAGAACATGGAGGGTCAGAGACTGGAGGAAGATCCAGTCACGCTTGTGTTCCTGGGCTACGCCGATGACACCTCGGACCAGGGCGACGGGGAGGATGCTCGGGCAGGCATGCTCACCGCGGAGCGGGTCATCATCACGGAGGATGGAGAAGAGCAAGTCTTTGGACAGGAAATGTCTGCTTCGCCTCAGTCAGCGTTAGCAGAGGGAGCCGAGCAAGAGGCCGCGAGAGAGTCCCAGGACAAAGGCCTTTCAGACGTTCCAGTGGATGGAAGTGGAGCAGAAGCTAAAGCCCAGGGCCGGGAGGGTGATAATGGGAAGCACAAGACCTGTCAGTGCTGCTCCGTCATGTAA
- the LOC133422449 gene encoding uncharacterized protein LOC133422449 isoform X2 translates to MEQLTPQAEGNPSSLDGHHREKQLMEARNEQDEEITSKVQSSEESMDNVLLTSDKNSIPMTYQDQATVDTTACLMEACQDEGGRDTLDNTSGHEESDKEPEDIVILSEGEENWEETDAERDKYPQETTSNINLNSENESFLEKEVDKKVCKDGRPDERDVKPSRDHPESENVESKSFTRPDVSSNKFDAESSETEKICESNQTVMGEAPIQPAAANLSADMTNDNEGHIDSSSLDYNHKSPEEMAEEVDGSKIATDIQQGQQLLQRLQIVQLRHDDVDDIPQEAAKVVSGREEVGFEDQRPSEEGATGKEEKEESNIDASKEEEAMTNQSGNAKSERFEAEHVTKGRTSSHTTPGEPEQPGHEQITSKEPSDPEDDQSDSDLLHIDAHEKSCVEIPAKTAGHTFSAAETSVENQNLQRAEGVFNLADNPDVLEIPFKTNISLESLLTKACTSQNSQWQFSEKKMKKDISQDIQKELVLVNQGRIPGAYHKGEVRQLNETKLLFEAFHQDNTGGPTRNRKPRMSLTAANVFPSVLERTRSLEMFCQKSFPVSRAHSLRVYDYGVSERDKSPENVRSRSPNGAYQDKTRLAPYPKQDKNLRLHRSMDSICNEASASSGDTKGRMREGTAGQESAMLKHNPFFKLRPALALQPEVEKDIREAREREEELRRQRCSLYGEHRQNSEDEEKSQSLETLISDVRQKSRGKLERVWPPPSTKDQKKPGNTQEPKVPVGGGQTASLWQRWESGLVNKSTSTEKK, encoded by the exons ATGGAGCAGCTGACGCCACAGGCTGAGGGTAATCCCAGCAGCTTAGACGGCCATCATAGAGAGAAGCAGTTAATGGAGGCACGGaatgagcaggatgaagaaataaCAAGTAAAGTGCAGTCTTCAGAAGAATCTATGGACAACGTATTACTTACCAGTGACAAGAACTCTATTCCAATGACGTATCAAGACCAAGCAACTGTTGACACAACAGCTTGTCTGATGGAAGCATGCCAGGATGAAGGTGGAAGAGACACCCTGGATAATACATCAGGACACGAGGAATCAGATAAGGAACCTGAAGATATTGTCATTTTGAGTGAAGGGGAGGAAAACTGGGAGGAGACCGATGCAGAAAGAGACAAATATCCACAAGAGACAACTTCAAACATTAATTTAAACTCTGAAAATGAGTCATTTCTAGAGAAAGAAGTTGACAAAAAGGTATGTAAAGATGGCCGTCCCGATGAGAGAGATGTCAAACCATCAAGAGATCATCCAGAGAGTGAAAATGTTGAATCAAAATCCTTCACACGACCTGATGTCAGCTCGAACAAATTTGATGCTGAATCCTCTGAGACCGAGAAGATCTGCGAAAGCAACCAAACAGTGATGGGTGAGGCACCAATTCAGCCAGCGGCGGCTAACCTCTCAGCGGACATGACCAATGACAATGAAGGGCACATTGACAGCAGCTCCCTGGATTACAACCATAAAAGTCCTGAAGAAATGGCGGAAGAGGTAGACGGAAGCAAAATAGCCACAGATATCCAGCAGGGACAGCAACTGCTACAGCGTCTACAAATCGTGCAGCTACGACACGACGACGTCGACGATATTCCCCAGGAAGCTGCCAAAGTGGTGAGCGGTAGGGAAGAGGTTGGGTTTGAAGACCAGAGGCCCAGTGAAGAGGGTGCGACCGGTAAAGAAGAGAAGGAAGAGAGCAACATTGATGCTTCTAAGGAAGAGGAAGCAATGACAAACCAGTCCGGAAATGCAAAAAGTGAAAGGTTTGAGGCTGAACATGTTACAAAAGGGAGGACTTCTTCTCACACAACGCCAGGGGAGCCAGAGCAGCCAGGGCATGAGCAGATTACTAGCAAAGAACCAAGTGACCCTGAAGATGATCAGAGTGACTCAGATTTGCTTCATATTGACGCTCATGAAAAGTCCTGTGTTGAAATTCCCGCCAAAACTGCTGGACACACGTTCTCAGCTGCTGAGACTTCAGTGGAGAATCAGAACTTGCAGCGGGCTGAGGGCGTTTTCAACCTTGCAGATAATCCAGATGTGCTGGAGATCCCCTTTAAGACAAATATCTCTCTGGAGTCCCTCCTTACCAAGGCTTGCACCAGTCAGAACAGTCAATGGCAGTTCTCTGAAAAGAAGATGAAGAAAGACATAAGTCAGGATATCCAGAAAGAGCTGGTGCTGGTCAACCAGGGTCGGATCCCTGGAGCCTACCATAAAGGAGAAGTCCGGCAGCTAAACGAGACAAAACTACTGTTTGAAGCTTTCCATCAGGATAACACGGGGGGTCCGACGAGGAACCGGAAACCACGTATGTCACTGACGGCAGCGAATGTGTTCCCCTCTGTTCTGGAGCGCACGCGTAGCCTCGAGATGTTCTGCCAAAAAAGCTTTCCTGTTTCCAGGGCTCATTCTCTTAGGGTGTACGACTATGGAGTCTCCGAGAGGGACAAAAGTCCTGAAAACGTCAGATCGAGGAGTCCCAATGGAGCTTATCAGGACAAAACGCGTTTAGCACCTTACCCTAAACAGGACAAGAACCTGCGACTGCACCGAAGTATGGACTCCATATGCAATGAAGCCTCTGCGTCATCGGGGGACACTAAGGGCAGAATGAGGGAGGGCACTGCCGGACAGGAATCCGCCATGCTCAAACACAACCCCTTCTTCAAGTTGCGTCCAGCCCTGGCTCTGCAGCCGGAGGTGGAGAAGGACATCCGTGAAGCCagggaaagagaagaagaactgCGGAGACAGAGGTGCTCTCTGTATGGAGAGCACAGGCAGAACAGTGAAGACGAAGAGAAGTCTCAGAGTTTAGAGACACTCATATCAG ATGTCAGGCAAAAGTCACGAGGGAAACTGGAACGGGTTTGGCCACCACCCTCAACAAAAGACCAGAAGAAACCTGGGAACACGCAG GAGCCAAAGGTCCCCGTGGGCGGAGGTCAGACGGCGTCTCTGTGGCAGCGCTGGGAGTCCGGTCTGGTCAACAAGTCCACGTCAACTGAGAAGAAGTGA
- the LOC133422449 gene encoding uncharacterized protein LOC133422449 isoform X1, whose amino-acid sequence MEQLTPQAEGNPSSLDGHHREKQLMEARNEQDEEITSKVQSSEESMDNVLLTSDKNSIPMTYQDQATVDTTACLMEACQDEGGRDTLDNTSGHEESDKEPEDIVILSEGEENWEETDAERDKYPQETTSNINLNSENESFLEKEVDKKVCKDGRPDERDVKPSRDHPESENVESKSFTRPDVSSNKFDAESSETEKICESNQTVMGEAPIQPAAANLSADMTNDNEGHIDSSSLDYNHKSPEEMAEEVDGSKIATDIQQGQQLLQRLQIVQLRHDDVDDIPQEAAKVVSGREEVGFEDQRPSEEGATGKEEKEESNIDASKEEEAMTNQSGNAKSERFEAEHVTKGRTSSHTTPGEPEQPGHEQITSKEPSDPEDDQSDSDLLHIDAHEKSCVEIPAKTAGHTFSAAETSVENQNLQRAEGVFNLADNPDVLEIPFKTNISLESLLTKACTSQNSQWQFSEKKMKKDISQDIQKELVLVNQGRIPGAYHKGEVRQLNETKLLFEAFHQDNTGGPTRNRKPRMSLTAANVFPSVLERTRSLEMFCQKSFPVSRAHSLRVYDYGVSERDKSPENVRSRSPNGAYQDKTRLAPYPKQDKNLRLHRSMDSICNEASASSGDTKGRMREGTAGQESAMLKHNPFFKLRPALALQPEVEKDIREAREREEELRRQRCSLYGEHRQNSEDEEKSQSLETLISDVRQKSRGKLERVWPPPSTKDQKKPGNTQQEPKVPVGGGQTASLWQRWESGLVNKSTSTEKK is encoded by the exons ATGGAGCAGCTGACGCCACAGGCTGAGGGTAATCCCAGCAGCTTAGACGGCCATCATAGAGAGAAGCAGTTAATGGAGGCACGGaatgagcaggatgaagaaataaCAAGTAAAGTGCAGTCTTCAGAAGAATCTATGGACAACGTATTACTTACCAGTGACAAGAACTCTATTCCAATGACGTATCAAGACCAAGCAACTGTTGACACAACAGCTTGTCTGATGGAAGCATGCCAGGATGAAGGTGGAAGAGACACCCTGGATAATACATCAGGACACGAGGAATCAGATAAGGAACCTGAAGATATTGTCATTTTGAGTGAAGGGGAGGAAAACTGGGAGGAGACCGATGCAGAAAGAGACAAATATCCACAAGAGACAACTTCAAACATTAATTTAAACTCTGAAAATGAGTCATTTCTAGAGAAAGAAGTTGACAAAAAGGTATGTAAAGATGGCCGTCCCGATGAGAGAGATGTCAAACCATCAAGAGATCATCCAGAGAGTGAAAATGTTGAATCAAAATCCTTCACACGACCTGATGTCAGCTCGAACAAATTTGATGCTGAATCCTCTGAGACCGAGAAGATCTGCGAAAGCAACCAAACAGTGATGGGTGAGGCACCAATTCAGCCAGCGGCGGCTAACCTCTCAGCGGACATGACCAATGACAATGAAGGGCACATTGACAGCAGCTCCCTGGATTACAACCATAAAAGTCCTGAAGAAATGGCGGAAGAGGTAGACGGAAGCAAAATAGCCACAGATATCCAGCAGGGACAGCAACTGCTACAGCGTCTACAAATCGTGCAGCTACGACACGACGACGTCGACGATATTCCCCAGGAAGCTGCCAAAGTGGTGAGCGGTAGGGAAGAGGTTGGGTTTGAAGACCAGAGGCCCAGTGAAGAGGGTGCGACCGGTAAAGAAGAGAAGGAAGAGAGCAACATTGATGCTTCTAAGGAAGAGGAAGCAATGACAAACCAGTCCGGAAATGCAAAAAGTGAAAGGTTTGAGGCTGAACATGTTACAAAAGGGAGGACTTCTTCTCACACAACGCCAGGGGAGCCAGAGCAGCCAGGGCATGAGCAGATTACTAGCAAAGAACCAAGTGACCCTGAAGATGATCAGAGTGACTCAGATTTGCTTCATATTGACGCTCATGAAAAGTCCTGTGTTGAAATTCCCGCCAAAACTGCTGGACACACGTTCTCAGCTGCTGAGACTTCAGTGGAGAATCAGAACTTGCAGCGGGCTGAGGGCGTTTTCAACCTTGCAGATAATCCAGATGTGCTGGAGATCCCCTTTAAGACAAATATCTCTCTGGAGTCCCTCCTTACCAAGGCTTGCACCAGTCAGAACAGTCAATGGCAGTTCTCTGAAAAGAAGATGAAGAAAGACATAAGTCAGGATATCCAGAAAGAGCTGGTGCTGGTCAACCAGGGTCGGATCCCTGGAGCCTACCATAAAGGAGAAGTCCGGCAGCTAAACGAGACAAAACTACTGTTTGAAGCTTTCCATCAGGATAACACGGGGGGTCCGACGAGGAACCGGAAACCACGTATGTCACTGACGGCAGCGAATGTGTTCCCCTCTGTTCTGGAGCGCACGCGTAGCCTCGAGATGTTCTGCCAAAAAAGCTTTCCTGTTTCCAGGGCTCATTCTCTTAGGGTGTACGACTATGGAGTCTCCGAGAGGGACAAAAGTCCTGAAAACGTCAGATCGAGGAGTCCCAATGGAGCTTATCAGGACAAAACGCGTTTAGCACCTTACCCTAAACAGGACAAGAACCTGCGACTGCACCGAAGTATGGACTCCATATGCAATGAAGCCTCTGCGTCATCGGGGGACACTAAGGGCAGAATGAGGGAGGGCACTGCCGGACAGGAATCCGCCATGCTCAAACACAACCCCTTCTTCAAGTTGCGTCCAGCCCTGGCTCTGCAGCCGGAGGTGGAGAAGGACATCCGTGAAGCCagggaaagagaagaagaactgCGGAGACAGAGGTGCTCTCTGTATGGAGAGCACAGGCAGAACAGTGAAGACGAAGAGAAGTCTCAGAGTTTAGAGACACTCATATCAG ATGTCAGGCAAAAGTCACGAGGGAAACTGGAACGGGTTTGGCCACCACCCTCAACAAAAGACCAGAAGAAACCTGGGAACACGCAG CAGGAGCCAAAGGTCCCCGTGGGCGGAGGTCAGACGGCGTCTCTGTGGCAGCGCTGGGAGTCCGGTCTGGTCAACAAGTCCACGTCAACTGAGAAGAAGTGA